CGGCGAGCTGTTCGGCGTACATCGTGGGGGCGACGAACGCTGGAGCACCGACGGTCGGGAGGACGAGCAGCAGGTGTCGTTCGGATGGCGACTCCTCGAATCCGGTGAGGTACGTGAGGTTCGAACTCGGGAAACAGACGACCGCCTCGGCGCCGGCCGCCTCGAGTCGTCGTCGACAGTCACGGAGTCGTCGGTCGAACGGATCGGTCATAGTGGCCGTTCGCACCCCCGACAGATGAACGTTCGTGGACCGCCGAACGGTACAGTAGTCGTTCCTTACGGCTCGAGCCGGTGCGTACGGCCTGAACCGGTGGTCGTAGACCGACGGCCGGTCTATCCCGCCTCGAACGGCTGGCCGAACGCACCATGATAAACAAAACCATACCACAGTAAACCACATCATACTTCCCACTGCTGTGATCCGTCGGATTCGACGACCGAAATCCCCTCCCTATTAGAGTACCCTGAGCCTGCAGGGAGGGAACGAACCCGTGGTGCAGGTGTTCGGTCGTGGCAGATGCCTCACAACGAGGATCGAGAATCACCGACGAGCGACGGTGGCGACGGACGAACGGGACCGGCTGACGACGTCGGACCGACGGGTGCGGACTCGTTCGTCGTCGTTTCGAACCGACAGCCGTACCGGCACGAGTACGAGTCGTCGGCCGACGACTCGAGCGTGACCGGTGGCGGACCGGCGTCCGGCGACGCCAGCACGGCCGGCGGCTCGTCGATGATCACTCGAGCGACGGACGCACGGACGATCAGCGTGGACCGTCCGACGGGTGGTCTGACCGCGGGGCTCGACCCCGTGTTGCAACGGGCTGGCGGCACCTGGATCGCCTGGGGCGACGGCGCCGCCGACCGCGAGGTGACCGACGACGACGGCTGCGTCCGCGTGCCGCCCGAAACCGAGGACTACACGCTGAAGCGGGTGTGGCTCTCCGAGGAGGCGGTCGACGCCTACTACCGCGGGTTCAGCAACCGGGTTCTCTGGCCGCTGTGTCACGAGTTCCCCGGGGTCGTCGAGTCTCGACCGGGCGACCTCGAGTGTTACCGGTCCGTCAACAAGGAGTTCGCCGACGCCGTCGTCGAACGCGTCGACGAGGACGCGGTCGTCTGGCTCCAGGACTACCACTTCGGGCTCGCACCGGCGATGATTCGGGCGGCCGTCCCCGACACGGTGACGATCGCGCAGTTCTGGCACATCCCGTGGCCCTCAGCCGACGTCTTTCAGCACTGTCCCGCCAGGGACGAACTGCTCGAGGGCCTGCTCGGGAACGACCTGCTCGGCTTCCACGTCGATCGGTACTGTGAGGCGTTCCTCGAGTGCGTCGAGCGGTTCGTCCCCGGCGCGAACGTCGACTGGGGCCGCCGGGCCGTCCGGTACGGCGGGTCCGAAACGCGGCTCGTGGCGGAGCCGATGGGCGTCGACGCGGCGGCGTACGATCGAACGTGCCGGTCAGTCGACGTGGACCGCTGGGAGTCGTTCCGGACGCAACACGACATACCAGCGGGGAACGCGATCGGCCTCGGCGTCGACCGGCTCGACTACACCAAGGGCATTCCGGAGCGACTTGCAGCCGTCGAGCGTCTCTTCGAGCGCAGCCCGGAGTGGCGCGGCGAGTTCACGTTCGTCCAGAAGTCGACGCCGAGCAGAACGGAGATCCCGGCGTACGAGGGACATGGCGAGTACGTCCGAAACGAGGTCGAGCGGATCAACGATCGCTTTGGAACCGACGACTGGCAGCCGATCGTCTACACCGAGGAGTACCTCGATCACGAGGCGCTCTGTGCGCTCTACCGCCGCGCGGACGTGATGATCGTCAGCCCGCTGGTCGACGGGATGAACCTCGTCGCCCAGGAGTACGCCGCCTCCTGCGTGGACGGCGACGGCGCGCTCCTTCTGAGTCACACCGTCGGGAGCCACGACCTCCTCGGCGACTCGGCGTACACGATCGACCCGAGACGGCGGGAGGCGTTTTCGGAGACGCTCGAGACGGCACTGTCGGCCCCGTCGTACGAACGAGCGCAACGGCTGACCGACCTCCGTGAGCGGGTGTTCGAGAACGACCTCGAGTCGTGGATGGACGCCCAGTTCGACGAGCTGAGCCGGCTTCACGGCTCGAGCGTGATCGCCGGGAGACCGGATGGTCGGCCACAACGGAGGTGAGCCGAATGTCGAAGACGGAGCCGCGGTCGATCGCCGAGCGGCTGCCAGCACTCCGGAACGACCTCCGCGAGGCATCCGAACTGCTCGTCTGCCTCGACTTCGACGGGACGCTCGCCCCGATCGTCGACGAGCCGGACGACGCGACGCCGACGCCGGCGAACGCGGCGGCGCTCGAGGCACTCGCTGCTGAGGAGTCGGTCTCGACGGCGATCGTTAGCGGGCGCGCGCTGACCGACGTCCGCCAGCGGGTCGACGGGCCGTCGACGTTCGCGGGCAACCACGGCCTCGAGCTCGAACGCGACGGCTCGGTCGGAGTCCATCCCGTCGCACGCGAGCGCGCGACGCTCGTCGAGGAGGTCTGTTCGGCGCTCGAGGTCGCGCTCGAGTCGATCCCCGGAGCCGCCGTCGAGAACAAGCGCCTGACCGGGACCGTTCACGTCAGATCGACCCCACCTGCGGCGAGACCGGTCGTCGAACGGCTCACGAAAGCCAGCGTCGAGCGGTTCGGAGACGACGCGCTCGACCTCTCGAGGGGGAAGCGGGTCCTCGAGCTCGGCCCGTCGGTACCGTGGGGAAAAGGCGACGCCATCGAACTCCTCCAGGAGCGCCGAAGCGACGGGGCGTACACGATCTACGTCGGCGACGACGTCACCGACGAGTCGGCGTTTCGCGCCGTCGAGCCCGACGGACTCGGTGTCAGAGTGGGCGACGACCGCCCGACGGCGGCCTCCTGCCGGGTCGCGTCGCCGACGGCGGTCGCGACACTGCTGCGCTGGCTCGCGACCGTTGGCGTCGAGCTACTCGAGGGACGAACGCGACGACGCTCCGTTGCACCGGCGCTGCGTGCACCAGGCGGCTACGTTGGCACTCGGCTCGGTGCGTCCTCACTGTCGACTGGGTGGATGGGGTCAGACGAAGGGTAGGTGATTCGAGTACCGACCCGAGAGTGAAGGGGGTGGCGAAGGCGCATAGCAGGGCCACCGGATGGTGGCAAAGGGGGTGGGTTGCAGGGGGATCGCCTCCGGCCACACCCGATCGAACGATATCTGCTGCAACCACTTAAAATCTCGGATCGCAATATCCAATAGCGATAACCGCATTTGGCCGAAAGTATTAGTTACCATCGGAAATGTAGTATGTACCGAGAGTGAATTACAGTGAAACTCCGACAGCCAACTGACTTCCTGATCCTCGAGGAACTCGAGGACAAGGGCCGGAACGTCGCGACGAATCTCGCACACCACACGGGAAAGAGCCGAAAGAACATCAACACGCGACTCCCGGTGCTCGAAGATTACGGTCTCGTCCAGAAGATCGGGCCGGCAGAGCGGTCCGGACTGTACGAGATCACGTCGCTCGGAAAGGCCGCGCTCGTCTACCAGGACCAGTACGACGAGGTAGACGATTTCGAGGGCCTCATCGAGGGGCCGAGCCCGACGAGCGCCGACAACGCCGCCGAGGAGGCGTTCGCCCGGGGCGAAGAGGAGACGTCCGACGACGACGCAAAGCAGTAACCCAACGCGCTGTGGCTCCCGAGATGGCGAGTTCGTTCAGTCCCGGTCGAACGGCTCGCGTTTCGCCCCTCTGTGAGCGGCTGCTCTCGACGCCACTGTCAGTCGAGCGCTATTTGTGAGCCGGCGTCGACTGTCGCCGTATGCCGACTCACTACGAACCGGTCGACTCGCCCGACTCGACGACGGTGTTTCCGTACCACGAGCTAACCCCGCCGACGACGGCGGACGTCTACCGTGCACGCCGGATCGTTCGACAGCACCTCCCGCGGACGCCGCTGGTTCGCAGCGAAGCCCTGTCCGAAGCGTACGCCGCCGACGTCTACCTGAAACGTGAGGACGTCCTTCCCACGGGAGCGTTCAAGGTCCGTGGCGGGATCACGCTCGTCTCACAGCTCGAGGAGGAGTTTCGCGACCGGGGGCTGATCGCCGCGAGCACCGGCAACCACGGTCAGTCGGTCGCCTACGCCGGCCGCGAGTTCGACGTTCCGGTCGTGATCGCCGTCCCCGAGGACGCGAATCCGGCCAAGGTCGAGGCGATAGAACGGTTCGGCGCGCGCGTCGAACACCACGGTGCGGACTTCGACGAGGCCCGGGAGTGGGCCGAGCGTCAGGCGACGACGGAAGGCTATCGCTACGTTCACTCGGCCAACGAGCCGGCGCTCGTCGCCGGCGTCGGGACCGCCGGCCTCGAGGTCGTCGAGGACTGCCCCGACGTCGACTACGTCTGCTGCCCGGTCGGTGGCGGCAGCGGCGCGGCCGGCTACTGTCTCACCGTCGGCGAACTCACCGACGCCGAGGTGATCGGGGTCCAGTCGGCGGCCGCACCCGGCCTGTATCACGCCTGGCGCGACGGCCACCTCGAGCCCCACACGTCGATGGAGACGTTCGCGGAAGGGCTGGCCACGCGCGTCCCGTTCGCGGTGACGATGGCAGTCCTTCGCGAGCGACTCGATCGGTTCGTCCTCGCCGACGACGCCGACCTCGAGGCGGCGATGCGCCGGCTGCTGTTCGACGAGCACGTCGTCGTGGAAGGGGCCGGCGCGGCGAGCGTCGCCGCGCTCGAGCGCCTCGGCGAGGAGGTGGCTGGATCGACCGTCGTCGTCCAGCTCTCCGGGCGGAACCTCTCGAGGGCGAAGCTCGTCGATCTCGTGACCGAGGCGTAGCACTCGAGAGACGCCGATCCGGGGTGTGGGGACATCAGCGTCCGCAGAAGAGACGACTGCCGATGCGTGAACGTTTTTGTTGGTCCCAGTACCACGTCCTCGCATGGCTACACACGACGATAGCGACGCACCGCAGGTCGGCGAACTGACGCCGCCGAATCGGACGCTGATGGGGCCGGGTCCGAGCGACGTCAACCCGCGGGTGCTTCGGGCGATGAGCACGCCGCTGGTGGGCCACCTCGATCCGTCGTTCGTCGAGATCATGGACGAGGTACAGGAGCTCCTTCGGTACACGTTCCGGACGGACAACCAGTGGACCATCCCGGTCTCGGGAACGGGCTCGGCGGCGATGGAGGCGGCCATCGGCAACGTCGTCGAGCCGGGCGATACCATGCTCGTGCCGACGAACGGCTACTTCGGCGGCCGGATGGCGTCGATGGCCCGCCGCGCCGGCGGCGAAGTCGTCGAGGTCGACGCGCCGTGGGGCGAGCCGCTCGATCCGGCCGACGTCGAGGCCGCCCTCGCCGAACACGAGCCGGACGTCTTCGGCTTCGTCCACGCCGAGACCAGCACGGGCGTCTTACAGCCCGCGGTTCCGAAACTCACCGAGGCGGCCCACGACCACGACGCGCTCGTGATCGCCGACACCGTCACCTCGCTGGGCGGCGTGGAACTGCGCGTCGACGAGTGGGGCATCGACGTCGCCTACTCCGGTCCCCAGAAGTGTCTCTCCTGTCCACCGGGCGCGAGCCCGCTCACCCTCTCTGATGAAGCGATGGAGAAGGTCCTCTCGAGGGAGGAAGAGCCACGCTCGTGGTACCTCGATCTCACCTTGCTCGAGGGCTACTGGGGCGACGAGCGATCCTATCACCACACGGCCCCGATTACGAACGTCTACGCGATCCGCGAAGCCCTGCGGCTCGTCGCGGAGGAAGGCATCGAAGCGCGCTGGGCGCGCCACGAGCGCCTCGCCGGCGCGCTGAAAGCCGGGATGGAGGGCA
This portion of the Natronobeatus ordinarius genome encodes:
- a CDS encoding winged helix-turn-helix domain-containing protein, with translation MKLRQPTDFLILEELEDKGRNVATNLAHHTGKSRKNINTRLPVLEDYGLVQKIGPAERSGLYEITSLGKAALVYQDQYDEVDDFEGLIEGPSPTSADNAAEEAFARGEEETSDDDAKQ
- a CDS encoding pyridoxal-phosphate-dependent aminotransferase family protein; the encoded protein is MATHDDSDAPQVGELTPPNRTLMGPGPSDVNPRVLRAMSTPLVGHLDPSFVEIMDEVQELLRYTFRTDNQWTIPVSGTGSAAMEAAIGNVVEPGDTMLVPTNGYFGGRMASMARRAGGEVVEVDAPWGEPLDPADVEAALAEHEPDVFGFVHAETSTGVLQPAVPKLTEAAHDHDALVIADTVTSLGGVELRVDEWGIDVAYSGPQKCLSCPPGASPLTLSDEAMEKVLSREEEPRSWYLDLTLLEGYWGDERSYHHTAPITNVYAIREALRLVAEEGIEARWARHERLAGALKAGMEGMGLEMNAPDEYWLPSLNAVRVPAGVDDGEVCGELLERYDLEVAGGLGDLAGEIFRIGCMGHSARPENVLFVVTALGDVLESMDADVDPDAGVAAARRALR
- a CDS encoding threonine ammonia-lyase; the encoded protein is MPTHYEPVDSPDSTTVFPYHELTPPTTADVYRARRIVRQHLPRTPLVRSEALSEAYAADVYLKREDVLPTGAFKVRGGITLVSQLEEEFRDRGLIAASTGNHGQSVAYAGREFDVPVVIAVPEDANPAKVEAIERFGARVEHHGADFDEAREWAERQATTEGYRYVHSANEPALVAGVGTAGLEVVEDCPDVDYVCCPVGGGSGAAGYCLTVGELTDAEVIGVQSAAAPGLYHAWRDGHLEPHTSMETFAEGLATRVPFAVTMAVLRERLDRFVLADDADLEAAMRRLLFDEHVVVEGAGAASVAALERLGEEVAGSTVVVQLSGRNLSRAKLVDLVTEA
- a CDS encoding alpha,alpha-trehalose-phosphate synthase (UDP-forming), with protein sequence MPHNEDRESPTSDGGDGRTGPADDVGPTGADSFVVVSNRQPYRHEYESSADDSSVTGGGPASGDASTAGGSSMITRATDARTISVDRPTGGLTAGLDPVLQRAGGTWIAWGDGAADREVTDDDGCVRVPPETEDYTLKRVWLSEEAVDAYYRGFSNRVLWPLCHEFPGVVESRPGDLECYRSVNKEFADAVVERVDEDAVVWLQDYHFGLAPAMIRAAVPDTVTIAQFWHIPWPSADVFQHCPARDELLEGLLGNDLLGFHVDRYCEAFLECVERFVPGANVDWGRRAVRYGGSETRLVAEPMGVDAAAYDRTCRSVDVDRWESFRTQHDIPAGNAIGLGVDRLDYTKGIPERLAAVERLFERSPEWRGEFTFVQKSTPSRTEIPAYEGHGEYVRNEVERINDRFGTDDWQPIVYTEEYLDHEALCALYRRADVMIVSPLVDGMNLVAQEYAASCVDGDGALLLSHTVGSHDLLGDSAYTIDPRRREAFSETLETALSAPSYERAQRLTDLRERVFENDLESWMDAQFDELSRLHGSSVIAGRPDGRPQRR
- the otsB gene encoding trehalose-phosphatase → MSKTEPRSIAERLPALRNDLREASELLVCLDFDGTLAPIVDEPDDATPTPANAAALEALAAEESVSTAIVSGRALTDVRQRVDGPSTFAGNHGLELERDGSVGVHPVARERATLVEEVCSALEVALESIPGAAVENKRLTGTVHVRSTPPAARPVVERLTKASVERFGDDALDLSRGKRVLELGPSVPWGKGDAIELLQERRSDGAYTIYVGDDVTDESAFRAVEPDGLGVRVGDDRPTAASCRVASPTAVATLLRWLATVGVELLEGRTRRRSVAPALRAPGGYVGTRLGASSLSTGWMGSDEG